In Callospermophilus lateralis isolate mCalLat2 chromosome 19, mCalLat2.hap1, whole genome shotgun sequence, the following are encoded in one genomic region:
- the Ap5z1 gene encoding AP-5 complex subunit zeta-1, with product MFTAAAESLLHQAREIQDEELQGFCSRIIKLLREDLGPAAVDALQRLFLIVSATKYPRRLDKTCVDLLQATLCLPTCPEQLQVLCAAILREMSPSDSLTLSCDRALNTRQMSLVASVLLAQGDRRQEVRSVGQRIFTVLESRQPEGPSLRHLLPVLSKVVGLAPGTLQEDQTDLLSKRLVDWLRHASVQQGLPHSGGFFSTPRARQPGPITEVDGAVASDFFTVLSTGQHFTEDQWLNVQAFSMLRAWLLHKSPEGPSTLDTDDKSELEGSTLSVLSAASTATRLLPPRERLREAAFEYCQRLIEQSNRRALRKGDADLQKACLVEAILILDVLCRQDPSFLYRTLSCLKALHTRLGTDPGSERAVLPLAQFFLNHGEAAAVGSEAIYQHLLTRLPSEHFHNPMLAFEVIRFCRDNLPLFDLHLLGILKSSFPNLFKFLAWNSPPLTSEFVGLLPALVDAGTAVEMLHTLLDLPCLTAALYLQLRSSSSPSERPLWDASLRTPSCLEAFRDPQCQGLFQYLLRTKASGSAERLTLLHQLLQPMASCARVAQCAEAVPTLLQAFFSAVIQFADRTLTTQLALLLLERSDSLYQVPQYEAHVHRVLSSQFLALCQRNPSLVVELARELLEFVGSVSNIHSRAGVFTSVVWAIGEYLSVTCDRRCTVEQINKFFEALEALLFEVTQSRPSADQPRCPPQVVTVLMTTLTKLASRSQDLIPRVSLFLSKMRTLAQGPASSSTHSEEDAEAIRIRATELLNLLKMPSVAQFVFTPSAEVCHPRYHRDTNTSLPLALRMVSRLVEKESSLLPG from the exons ATGTTCACGGCGGCCGCGGAGAGCCTGCTCCACCAGGCCAG GGAGATCCAGGATGAGGAGCTGCAGGGCTTCTGTTCCCGGATCATCAAGCTGCTACGGGAGGACTTGGGCCCAGCGGCTGTGGACGCCCTGCAGAGACTCTTCCTCATTGTCTCTGCCACAAAGTATCCCCGGAG GCTGGACAAGACATGCGTGGACCTGCTGCAGGCCACCCTCTGCTTGCCTACGTGCCCCGAGCAGCTCCAGGTCCTCTGTGCTGCCATTCTGAGAGAGATGTCACCCTCTGACAGCCTGACCCTGTCCTGTGATCGTGCCCTGAACACCCGGCAGATGAGTCTGGTGGCATCTGTGCTCCTAGCCCAG GGTGACAGAAGACAGGAGGTCAGAAGTGTGGGCCAGCGCATCTTTACAGTCCTTGAGAGCCGGCAGCccgaggggcccagcctgaggcACCTCCTCCCTGTCCTGTCAAAGGTGGTGGGCCTTGCCCCAGGGACCCTCCAGGAAG ACCAGACCGACCTCCTCAGCAAGCGGCTTGTGGATTGGCTCCGCCATGCCAGTGTCCAGCAAGGGCTCCCGCACTCAGGGGGCTTCTTCTCCACACCCAGGGCCCGGCAG CCAGGCCCCATCACTGAGGTTGACGGAGCGGTGGCCTCGGACTTCTTCACGGTGCTCTCCACAGGCCAGCACTTCACAGAGGACCAGTGGCTGAACGTTCAGGCCTTCTCCATGCTGCGGGCATGGCTACTGCACAAAAGCCCTGAGGGCCCGAGTACCCTGGACACAG ATGACAAGTCAGAGCTGGAGGGCTCCACCCTGTCTGTGCTCTCCGCTGCCTCCACAGCCACCCGCCTGCTGCCCCCACGGGAGCGGCTGAGGGAGGCGGCCTTTGAGTACTGCCAGCGTCTCATTGAGCAGAGTAATAGAC GAGCCCTGCGAAAGGGAGACGCGGACCTACAGAAAGCC TGCCTTGTGGAAGCCATACTGATCCTGGACGTGCTGTGCCGCCAGGACCCCTCCTTCCTGTACCGCACCCTCTCCTGCCTGAAGGCTCTCCACACGCGACTGGGCACAGACCCAGGCAGCGAGCGGGCAGTGCTGCCGCTTGCCCAGTTCTTCCTGAATCATG GGGAGGCGGCGGCTGTGGGCTCAGAGGCCATCTACCAGCACCTGCTCACCAGGCTCCCTTCTGAGCACTTCCACAACCCCATGCTGGCCTTCGAGGTCATCCGGTTCTGCAGGGACAACCTTCCCCTGTTCGACCTTCACCTCCTTGGCATCCTCAAGTCAAGCTTCCCCAACCTGTTCAAG TTCCTGGCATGGAACAGCCCTCCCCTCACCTCCGAGTTCGTGGGGCTCCTCCCGGCTCTGGTGGACGCCGGCACAGCCGTGGAGATGCTGCACACGCTGCTGGACCTGCCCTGCCTGACCGCCGCCCTGTACCTGCAGCTCAG ATCATCATCATCCCCATCTGAAAGGCCCCTGTGGGACGCCTCTCTCAGGACTCCCAGCTGCCTGGAGGCCTTCCGCGACCCGCAGTGCCAGGGTCTCTTCCAGTACCTGCTGCGCACCAAAGCCAGTGGCTCCGCAGAGAG GCTGACGCTGCTCCACCAGCTGCTGCAGCCCATGGCCAGCTGTGCCCGGGTGGCCCAGTGTGCCGAGGCAGTGCCCACCCTGCTCCAGGCATTCTTCTCTGCTGTGATCCAG TTTGCTGACAGGACCCTGACCACCCAGCTGGCACTGCTGCTCCTGGAGAGAAGCGATTCACTTTACCAGGTCCCGCAATACGAGGCCCACGTGCACAG GGTGCTGAGCTCTCAGTTCCTGGCCCTGTGTCAGCGGAATCCCTCCCTGGTGGTGGAGCTGGCCAGAGAGCTCCTAGAGTTCGTGGGAAGCGTGAGCAACATCCACAGTAGAGCAGGCGTGTTCACCAGCGTG GTGTGGGCCATCGGCGAGTATCTGTCAGTGACCTGCGACAGGCGGTGCACCGTGGAGCAGATCAACAAGTTCTTCGAAGCCTTGGAGGCCTTACTGTTTGAGGTCACCCAATCCCGCCCCTCAGCAGACCAGCCCAGGTGTCCACCACAGGTTGTCACTGTGCTCATGACCACACTGACCAAGCTGGCCTCCCGGAGCCAGGACCTGATCCCCAG GGTGTCTCTGTTCCTGTCAAAGATGAGGACCTTGGCCCAGGGCCCAGCTTCCAGCTCCACACACAGTGAGGAGGATGCAGAAGCCATCCGCATCCGGGCCACTGAGCTGCTGAATCTGCTGAAGATGCCCAGCGTGGCCCAGTTCGTGTTCACACCTAGTGCAGAAGTGTGCCACCCTCGCTATCACCGTGACACCAACACGTCACTGCCCCTGGCCCTGCGCATGGTCAGCCGGCTGGTGGAGAAGGAGTCCAGCCTCCTGCCAGGGTGA